cacaagcctcaagctctaagtggccagacccctctcccagtctagCCTGCTGGACCTCTTGGCTgatgatatctccctgcccagagcctctccccgcactttgctggtcccagctgctcaccacacccagctgtaggctgtgctgctttgccagtctccagctccttgcattgcttctgtcccttttggcttctctgagcactgccagtctgctgctcaactcAGGgcctgcactccttgggctgtgtgtgtctggctctgttgctgcaaaactgcccctcagcacagcttgcactccttgggctgtctgtgcctggctctgttgctgcaggacttcttctccacacagcttgcactgctcttagctgtctctcagctctctccttgctcagagagacccagaacaatcccagctcacagggaggatggggcctggcctcttgctttcctcactggcctgtccaacctgtcaatcaggctgagctggcgtgttggctgctttccattgtcactggggtctgtcagtctcaggtccctgatttctcatggacccttccccttttgatactggccTATTTGAAAGCatggagctggcaaaccaaaaactcccacagagttttagtaaggggctaacagtccccttacacatgggTTAAAACAGTTGACCAGTTCACTGTTTTATCATCCCTAGTTGTGATGAGCCTTACACTTCTAAGCCAACAAGAAGACTGCCCATCTCTGTAAAGCACACACTCAGTTACTTCTGCATATGATATAGGACAGAGAACCTTCATTGAAATATAGCTGACGCCGGTGAAGATGGCAAATACCCATCTTAATTCAGCATCTGTAGCTAGAAACATCAGATATTCCACTGAGTAGCGTCTTCCACTTTCCCTGCACTCTCTCATTAATGTGGCTGGGCAGTCCAAGAAGCAGACATGCAGAAGCTTACTTTTTCTTATGGTCAGCAAGGACACCAACTCTCATGTATAGTAGTCTAATTTGTAAGGCTTTCAGCATCACTGGCCAGGTTTGCCAAGAAATAAATGTAAGCACTTCTTCTGTGCAGTGTGGCCTCCAGAACCACCATATAGCATTATCACAACCTTAGAAAACTTTACTCAAAAAGCCAAAAACTAAAAAGTGTGTTGGGAAAAAGAAATCTATGATTACAAATGTGGAAGTTTACAAATAGCTTTGCAGAAGTACAATACACTGCAAAGTAGAAAACATATATTAAGTTTACAGTGTCCAGTGGGTTCCTACAGATTGTCCATTTAATGTATGACAGTTCCTTATTTTTCTCATTAATTGCATATGTATAAAATCATTGATGTGACAGTAATATGAAGCAATGGTTTTAGTAAATCTAGACGAGTACATGAGAAACTGTCCTTGACATACAGGGCTCTTTCAAGCATGGAAATGAGACACATTGCTTAAGGTGCCTTTATTAGCTTGGTCTGAGGCAAATTTCCTTTATTTTCCTTTACTAGTAATACCAGAAAATGTACTTCACTCTGATCAAACAAAATACTTTATCGTGATCATAAATCTACTTTTTTGGTCTTCCAACTAGAACAGAAGGGCTTATATTTGGTTTGATACAAAAAATCTGCAGCACTCTGAAAACACCTGCTTTGAATCTATTAATATTTTCAGAAGTCTCTTTTTTACTTTACCACCAAGGGTGATTCAGATGTGATTACCAAGCTCTCTCACCCAATAGGTCACATTTGCTTTGAAGTGATTAAAGTTCCTATATATTCTAGGGAATCCTTAACAAGGTCTGAGTGggtttaatacaggcagtccccgggttacgtacaagatagggactgtaggtttgttcttaagttgaatctgtatgtaagtcggaactggcgtccagattcagacactgctgaaactgaccgccagttctgacttacatacagaatcaacttaagaaccccaggcgtccccaagtcagctgctgctgaaactgatcagcagctgattccaggaagcccggggcagagcaactctgcctggggcttcctgtagtcagcgctggtcagtttcagcagaagctgacttggggacgcctggggcagagcagctggggtgctactggaccaacccagcagcaccccagctgctctgccccaggcgtcctgattcagccgctgctgaaactgaccagcagcggctgaatcaggacctggggcagagcagctggggtgctgccgggttggtccagtagtgcccacgggcgctgcaggaccaatcggcagcgccccagctgctctgccccagagtccaaaacaaaagcctggtctgctgggggggggggggagcacactagctgcgccccccccagcagaccagggacacggggaacagagccgcagcggcagcggggtgcagcacctctgaggctttgctctggcaaagcctcagaggcgagggacccccccgcggctgcggcttcagtctgggtgcctgtggtctgctggggatggtcaaaattttgttttgttttgaaatttactTTAATTTAgtaaaattttgttttgttttgaaatttactTTAATTTAGTTCAGAATGGCTagtgaactaaaaaaaaaaaccacaagtcACTGACCAGTTAGGAAGACACTTAGAAATTAGCGATGGCATGCAACACacaccaattcatctgatgaaatgaggtttacccatgaaagctcatgattttatataacttggttagtttctaaggtgcaaaggactattcattgtttttaaagttacagactaacacagctacccctctgaaataaaatcaaaggtTCCTTTGTCCAAAGTAGTTAACTCACTCATTTATCAAAAGTAATGCTCTTTTCACTAAAGCACTTAACcgtgtgcttaattttaagcatgtgagtagtaaTATTAAAATCTGCAGAACTTAAACTGATGCTTAAATGTGTGTATCTGCTACATGCTTTGTTGAATCAGAACATACAAGGTTTAAAGTTTGAGAAGACTATTCCAATGGGACAACATTTCAAGTAGAACTGATTCATTAACAATTTAAGAAAAATTTCAGAAATTTGTTTCCAAGACTTCCAAGAGAACAGGGTTTGTAGAGCATAGGCGTAGGTATGAAAGTGAGAGTGTGTGGGTTTGAGCAAGAGAAATTAACCAAATATTTGAGTTtagctttttttccctcctccttctgccccctcttTTCGATTTGCATGCATCTGACTCAGTCCCCCACGTTACCTGTGGATTATCTatgacctcctccctccccatgggaTGCTGGAGATGGAAAGTGCTGTACCACTTCTCCCACATGAACCAGAATTTGGTCCTAACAAAGGTAATGAGAAAGAGGTAAGAAGCAAAAGCAGTGTCTGCACTGAGTAGAAACAGAGTAGAGAAAACGAAAGAACCTTGATATAGTAGGAAAGAATAACAGAAGGAAATAAGTTTGATGGCaggtttgggggaaaaaagcaaacaatgctattaataacattttcttattagAGCGGACTGAATATTTTCACCAAAAAGATCAGTTTttgatttaaatgtttttaacccaaattttttaaaaaataattctctcaacaaaacatGGTAGaacaaacatttatttcaaaaagtTTCATTTTGTTTCTTCAGAGATTTGTTTttgatctggggagaggaggagtttaAAAGATTGTTTTTAAATTCTCCGTATTTCCTTTCACTTTTTCATTCCCTCCACACACATTTTTTGGAGTCAAAAAAAGCTCTAAAATCCCTTCCCTACCCATCCCAAAAAAACCCTTAAgaccattttttcccccaattataAAGAAATGGCCATTTCCCTTTCTTTTTGGAGGGTTGTGGGATGAAAATTATATTCTGCTTGTTGACCAACCTACTTTTTCACATTCAAAGCATGAATGCTGTGCGATTACTCTTGTGTCTTGAGTCTAAAGCACACTTTCTCCCTGCTTACATAGGTGCAACACCATTTATGTCAGAGCCTGACATAATGACAATTTGTCATACTTAAGGAAAGCGCATGTAGCCCTGGCATTACCCTGTTGTAGTTAGGGATAATGGCATTTGAAAGCATGCCTAGATTATCTGAGTATCTTGGCTGTTGCCAATTTCAGtacttttttaatataattttattctGTTTACCTTTCCTCATATTTTTATAGATCTTGCAAAATCTGAGTTCAAGAGAATGCTTTGTAAGAAGTAGCACCTGACTTGAACCCACAACTCTATGATCCAAGATGTTTCTGCATTTCCCTAGGGATTGCTCTGCTAACATTATTTTTGTTTAGATTATTATAATCCAActaaagattatttttaaaatgttcttagtGGTAAGAATATTGTAATGCAATGTtctacacacactcacacaatgTAGAGTACTGAACCACTGTAGTATCATGGCAAAATTCAACAATCTTTGCAGACTGTCCATTCATGTTTACTTCACTGGAAAGTATCTAAGATGAAATCCATAAGATAGTTATGCTGGTGCCATCTTCAAGAGCGATCTGATTGATTCTTCCACGCACACAGTCAAGAGAAATGGATACCAATGTGCCATTATGCACTTCGAAAGAAGAGCGGAGGGACACACTGGTCCACATACTTCCCTCAGGCATCTGACCTCCAATTTGCTGGCCAGCTGTTGTGGGTTGCATCTGATCACTAATCAAATGATTTAGAGTAATTTTTAGTATATTACATGAGTGGATCAGCTTTAAATTAAAAGCAATGCTGGCAACTCCTCTCGCAGTAAATCTGAAGTACTTCTGGGCAAGCTGTCCAGAAGAAACAAGCTGTATCTGTTTTTCACTGGCTGAGATCTGAGTGAAATCCAGTAATTTGTTTCTAACAGCTCCTGTAGGCAGTCCTGTAACAGACACTGTGGCTGAGATGGCAGCAGAAACTGCAGATGGGATCCAGATGAGGCTAAACATACTAATTCCAGAGCTGTCCCCAAAATATCTAACATTACATTGAGCTGGAGAAAGGATCTCAAAGCTAAGCAGATCCCCACTGTTGATTTTTGTGGCCCCGGAAGCAGATATGGATGTGTCTCTGTAATTTACGCCGGATTTATATACGTTCATTAATTCTCTATTAGTGCCATTCCTATTGATATAAGAAACCAAGTAAAAGCCTTCACGAACACACGTATGGCCCATGGAATACAGTGCTTGGTGAAAAACAAATTTTATTACTCCTGTTTCAGTGAACTTTATAGCTCTGCCATCGTGAGATAAACTTATCATGTAAGGGTCAGAAACAGAAGCTACTTTAAAAGAAGGTCGATAATTAGTTTGATAGTGCATAGCAGTTGACATCTGTGCATTCATTGCTACTGCACCGGTATCATGGGACAACCAAAACAAACTGAGTGGAGTATTAAGATCATAAATATTTAAGTCTTTACTTTGGTTGCAGAATTGATTTGGACTCttcagaaacagagagagagtttGGCTTGGTTCCACTTCTGCTGCACTACTTAAACTGGTGCTctgaaaatattttccttctGGTTGTTCAATACGAACACCGCTCAGTTCGCAGCTTTCCTCCTCGGTGTTATTTAATTTCAAGGACAGCTGGAGAAAGTTTCTGCAGTTGTGCTTCACAGCAAAATTGAAGTCAGTCCACAGCAAACCATGTTGCCTGAACACCAGGCTGTTATCTTCAACAGATATAGCTTCACAGCGAAGCTTTTCCTTTATCTTCAAGTTTAAACCAGGGTAGACCTGAGAAGTGCCAGACTTTGCTAAGGGTAAAATAATGTTTGCAGCCCATGATTCAGAAAGCTTGTTCTCACTGGCTGCTGAACAAACAGTGTCAGTGACTGCTGAGCAAGAGAAAGTTACCATTCCATCTTCACACTCTAAGCAAGCCTGGCATTCCTGCATTTCTTTATTAAAGAAATATTCCTTTCCACACAGTCCCAAGGCTGCATCTTTTTCACCAATTCCAAGGCATCGGAAGCCACCTGTTTGTGAGAAGTAGGAAGTTTTAGTGACAGGCACACTTTCTAAGAGATCACATGATGCAAGAACCTAACAGCTCTGTAGCTATTTAAAAGCCATTTGGCACCAACAaagcaaaataagctactcaatatTATCACAGCACCCCTGATTCCAAGCCTGGCTCAAACATTATGGCCTTGACAGCTCACTCCATTCAAGCTGCATCCAGAGTGGGAAAAGGGAACTACATAGATCCCAGCCTCCAGTACATGCTGGGGCTGTTCTTGTGTAGCACACCAGTAGAGGATGAGACATAATGGGGCTCTGCTCCACCATACCCCTTCCCCACATATACCTCTCATTCCCTTTTGGCAGAGGCTTGTGGGATTGGCTGGTACAAGTAGCTGCAGAGACTTTTAACTggtgcagagtagggatgtaaaaactcaTTTATTTGGTTAAATGTAGTATTAACACTGCGTTTAACAAATTAaaagaggggtgggagggctagagcagcccccgctgcaggcaggggctgcttcagcccgaGGCTACTCTAACCTGGCTGATCCTGGCCCCCTCCACGGGGGCTgctagggctgctcctgctggccctTCTCACTGGGACTGACAGCTCCCGGCCCACACggcctgggagccagcagccccacatggGGGGGGTCCAGAAGTGGAGCAGTCCTCTGGGGGCTGCTCTTGGGTaccagttaactgttacccagtaagcatctcCCATTAAGAGCAGGTtgcccccagcaccggctctgtggatctcaccccagccccaggctactgcctctattagaggcagcggcGCATGGGCAGGCAAGGTAGGGGAAGCttccgcaaagcagcctctgtcccggGATGGAGGAGGGGCCCCTAGCTTCCTGCGCAGAGAGGCTGCTCCTCTGCATTTCACAGAGCAACctgtctgcagcaagcctgggcctgccacagacagaggctgctccgcaacagcaacccctgtctgcggagggtctgagctccccgctAGGAGCTAGTCCAGACGTCTGCACCGGGAGCTGGCTCCTCCTGCCACCCTGAGCTGCCGCCCGATACAGAGATAGCAGCACGGTGTAGCAAGGGGCTGCCTGGGAATGGGGCCAAGAGCGCACTCGCTGCTGCACCCTCCTccagggactactgaatagtcaCATAACCGCTAAGATTTTATGCACAACATCTAACATCTGTAATTTAAAATTAGCCTCTAACTTTGGATGCTGACCTCTGGCCTGAATTTTAGATGCACTGAGCACACAGCTGCTAGTGATTGACTCAGCTGGCATTGTGGGGCTTGAgcacactaaatggaggaaccaCACATGAATATTTACACCAAAAAGACTAATTGCTAATATGCTATCTACAGCCTTTTTGGAAGAGAGGGGTAACCAAAAACTTAAAAGTCATGGTTTCTGAAACATTTATAAAGCTGTGAATCTAAGCACCCTGAATGTACATCCTACATAGTACTAGAATAATCTTTATATAAAAAATATCTTGCCGGGTACCAGCTGAAAATTAATAATTCACTAATCATTAATATTCTTGTATTATGTACATACAGAATGGGTATTAAATTATGAATATATCTTGAAATTATTACTAAAGTTCACAGAAAACAGCTGTCAGGGTAATTGTTAAACAGATAATTGTGGGTGCTCTACCTCCTGCTCCACCCCGACCTGATCCCTACTCCACCTCATGCTCCGCTCCCCACCATTTCTCCCAAGCCCCAACCCCACTTTTCCTCACGCAGTTCCACCTCTCCTATTCCTATTGCTAAGCACTCAttgatttgttgttgttttttctatcAGTGCCCTAACCCTAGATTACCCAATAAGTTAGCACCTAGGTCATAGAAAATCTCTGCATCGCTCTAGGCCATGTAAGCAGCCCTCTAGGTATATAGATGCATAACACAGACTG
The DNA window shown above is from Pelodiscus sinensis isolate JC-2024 chromosome 2, ASM4963464v1, whole genome shotgun sequence and carries:
- the LOC142827367 gene encoding uncharacterized protein LOC142827367 produces the protein MRLEMLRWAGCCCWLGVCLSLLGGGGGSRADGCQGALCGGGGRDPSRHPCLGPRCSGRAGRLSRSFLHTATPLRGMQAPSAQHPAPLPASAPRSTGALSPELPAPATRGAAETCRVGDCAAPAPNSTSRDCKGIECKLPPRLRHKSRPGSRAQCAQSGEACPEPTLLREAERAAHSLAEDLAYPASELGVQLTCDLKPGENEVPSEDALILQLQLAKGQDKFVEILKSQQTVIVDLQQKLSEQQSALVNQQREILEQQRKMYEQMDLIKVQYGMLFNTMKQMSFQSLHEDIQHYFEALLQGLQNQVRNHLQKSYAVHKVEVDAQVIDVGESLLDCGLCKSDEFCNFQKTPSQCEKCTLCPAGFFQMSECSANTDRICQDRDECIESPNICGERVKCLNTPGGFRCLGIGEKDAALGLCGKEYFFNKEMQECQACLECEDGMVTFSCSAVTDTVCSAASENKLSESWAANIILPLAKSGTSQVYPGLNLKIKEKLRCEAISVEDNSLVFRQHGLLWTDFNFAVKHNCRNFLQLSLKLNNTEEESCELSGVRIEQPEGKYFQSTSLSSAAEVEPSQTLSLFLKSPNQFCNQSKDLNIYDLNTPLSLFWLSHDTGAVAMNAQMSTAMHYQTNYRPSFKVASVSDPYMISLSHDGRAIKFTETGVIKFVFHQALYSMGHTCVREGFYLVSYINRNGTNRELMNVYKSGVNYRDTSISASGATKINSGDLLSFEILSPAQCNVRYFGDSSGISMFSLIWIPSAVSAAISATVSVTGLPTGAVRNKLLDFTQISASEKQIQLVSSGQLAQKYFRFTARGVASIAFNLKLIHSCNILKITLNHLISDQMQPTTAGQQIGGQMPEGSMWTSVSLRSSFEVHNGTLVSISLDCVRGRINQIALEDGTSITILWISS